The following are encoded together in the Calditrichota bacterium genome:
- a CDS encoding extracellular solute-binding protein gives MNVRHSHFKLMLAAAVVCSQLLLLTTCAKKTASSASHLVYWSANNQYEVDLARELVARWNSLHPESPVTHQPVPESQSTEEAILAAVVGKTTPDVFSNMWPGDVEAYARAGQLVALDTFPDFAEVIGARVDPALLDEARSSDGHVYQIPWKTNPVMVIFNRKMLAEAGYDHFPRTYSEYLQAAERIVRDTNGDGHIDRWMGITDIRALWWQRFFDFYPLYIAATGGHTLLEDGKIAFDNQQAVEVFTFLQTLFARGYFPKERMVGRTDVFLQGVVASRFTGPWEIRHAEKFKPEGFVYDFAPVPRPDGVSGPVYTYGDIKNIVIFRNTRRPRLAWEFAKFLVSREADLLLLEMTDQLPLRANHLEDPLYAPYFAKSPFMKRFADQARFVRGTDTSPVLKEIFDILSNEFEACVVYGVKTPAKAIHDAARQARLVLE, from the coding sequence ATGAACGTGCGCCATTCTCACTTCAAGCTCATGCTCGCCGCGGCAGTGGTTTGCAGCCAGCTGCTTCTGCTCACCACCTGCGCCAAGAAGACTGCGAGCAGCGCGAGCCACCTCGTCTACTGGTCAGCGAACAACCAGTACGAAGTCGACTTGGCCAGAGAGCTTGTGGCGCGATGGAACTCCCTGCACCCGGAGAGCCCGGTGACCCACCAACCGGTGCCAGAGAGCCAGTCCACCGAAGAAGCGATCCTGGCAGCCGTGGTAGGCAAAACTACCCCCGACGTCTTTTCCAACATGTGGCCGGGGGACGTGGAGGCCTACGCCCGCGCCGGCCAGCTTGTGGCCTTGGACACCTTCCCCGACTTTGCTGAGGTGATCGGCGCTCGTGTGGACCCTGCACTCTTGGATGAGGCCCGGTCATCCGATGGCCATGTCTACCAGATACCGTGGAAGACAAACCCGGTCATGGTCATCTTCAATCGGAAAATGCTTGCGGAAGCGGGTTACGACCATTTCCCGAGGACTTACTCCGAGTATCTGCAGGCGGCAGAGAGAATTGTGCGCGACACCAACGGAGATGGCCACATCGATCGCTGGATGGGCATCACCGACATCCGCGCCCTATGGTGGCAGCGTTTCTTTGACTTCTACCCTCTCTACATCGCGGCCACTGGCGGCCACACCCTCCTTGAGGATGGCAAGATAGCCTTTGACAACCAGCAGGCGGTTGAGGTGTTCACCTTCTTGCAGACGCTTTTCGCTCGCGGCTACTTTCCCAAAGAGCGCATGGTCGGACGCACCGACGTCTTTTTGCAGGGCGTTGTGGCATCGCGCTTCACCGGGCCCTGGGAGATCAGGCATGCGGAGAAATTCAAGCCGGAGGGCTTTGTTTACGACTTTGCTCCAGTGCCACGCCCGGATGGGGTGAGCGGGCCAGTGTACACTTACGGCGACATCAAGAACATCGTCATCTTTCGCAATACCCGCCGCCCGCGCCTGGCGTGGGAGTTTGCCAAGTTCCTGGTCAGTCGCGAAGCCGACCTTCTCCTTCTGGAGATGACCGACCAGCTCCCGTTGCGGGCTAACCATCTGGAAGACCCGCTCTATGCTCCTTACTTCGCCAAGAGCCCTTTCATGAAGCGCTTTGCCGATCAAGCGCGATTTGTGCGGGGGACCGACACCAGCCCAGTGCTCAAAGAGATCTTTGACATACTGTCCAACGAGTTTGAAGCCTGCGTGGTCTACGGGGTCAAGACGCCAGCAAAGGCCATTCACGACGCTGCTCGGCAAGCGCGGCTGGTATTGGAGTAG